The region GGTTGGCCAGCAGCGGATGCTTGGGCAGCACCCGCACGGTGTAGCCGAACGGGCCGGCCTTCTTCAGCGGGATGTCGCCGGTGAAGAACCCGGTGGCGTCGCGCTCGTCGGCCAGCGTCAGCGACAGCAGCTCGAAGGAGGTCAGCCGGTTGTCGGAGTCCACCGGGCCGTAGACCGCCTGCACCTCGACGTCGCCGGCGGTCAGGCCCGACAGCGCCACCTCGGCGCGCAGCTGCAAGAAGCCGCCCAGACTGGGGTCACCCTCGACCAGGGACTCCACGTGGCGCACCGCCACGTCCTTCCAGGCGCCGGCCACCCAGCTCTTCCAGGCGGCCAGGTCCTTGGCGGCGCGGAAGTCATCGACTGTCAGCAGCGCCGCGGACTGCCCCGCCGGGGCGTAGAGCCGGTGGATGTAGTCGCGCACCATCCGGGTCGCGACCACCTTCGGGCCCAGCGACTTCAGCGTGTAGCGCACCATCGCCACCCACTGCGCCGGGATGCCCCGGGCGTCGCGGGTGTAGAACCGCTGCGCCACCTGGTGCTCGATCAGGTCATACAGCCCGGCCGCCTCGACCGCGTCGCGGTGGTCATCGGTGGTGCCGGCGAGTGAGTCGTTGGCCGACGGGATCTCCCAGCCGTTCTTGCCGTCCTCACACCACTCGTCCCACCAGCCGTCCTTGATCGACAGGTTCAGCCCGCCGTTCAGGGCCGCCTTCATGCCGGACGTGCCACAGGCCTCCAGCGGGCGCAACGGGTTGTTCAGCCAGACGTCGCTGCCCCAGTACAGGTAGCGGGCCATACCGATGTCGTAGTCGGGCAGGAAGGCGATCCGGCCGCGCACCTCGGGGTCGTCGGTGAACCGGACGAGCTGGGCGATCAGCTCCTTGCCGCCGTCGTCGGCCGGGTGCGACTTGCCGGCCACCACGATCTGCACGGGACGCTCAGGGTCGGTCAGCAGCTTCTTCAGCCGGGCCGGGTCGCGCAGCATCAGGGTCAGCCGCTTGTAACTAGGAACCCGGCGGGCGAAGCCGATGGTCAGCACGTCCGGGTCGAAGGCGGTCGCGATCCAGGACAGCTCGACGCCGGAGAAGCCGCGCTCGATGCTGGACTGCCTGATCCGGCGGCGGATCTCGCCCACCAGCCGCTCGCGCAGCTCGTGCTTGAGCTCCCACAACTCGACGTCCGATATCTGGTCGATGGCATCCCAGCCGTCGCCGGAGGCCAGGTCGTCGGAGCCGGCGGTGCGCTCGGCGAGGTCCAGGAACTCCCGGGCCATCCAGGTCGGGGCGTGCACGCCGTTGGTGATCGAGGTGATCGGCACCTCTTGGGCGTCGAAGCCCGGCCACAGGTCGTTGAACATCGACCGGCTCACCCGGCCGTGCAGCTGGGCGACGCCGTTGGCGCGCTGGCCCAGCCGAAGCCCCATGTGGGCCATGTTGAACTTGGCCGGGTCCTCCTCAGCGCCCAGCGCCAGGATCCGGTCCACCGGCACGCCGGGCACCTCGCTCAGGTGGGCGCGCACCAGGTCGCGGTCGAAGCGGTCGATGCCGGCCGGGACCGGGGTGTGGGTGGTGAACACCGTGCCGGCCCGCACGGCGGTCAGCGCCTCGTCGAAGCTCAACTTGGCCGGGCCGTCGCTGAGCTCGCTGATCCGCTCGATGCCCAGGAAGCCGGCGTGCCCCTCGTTGGTGTGGAACACCTCAGGCGCCGGGTGGCCGGTGATCGCGCAGAAGCACCGCAGCGCCCGGACGCCGCCGATGCCCAGCAGCAGCTCTTGCAGCAGCCGGTGCTCGGGGCCGCCGCCGTAGAGCCGGTCGGTCACCCCGCGGGCGGCCGCGTCGTTCTCCTCGACGTCGGAGTCCAGCAGCAGCAGCGGCACCCGGCCGACCGAGGCCAGCCAGATCTGGGCGTGCAGCGTCCGGTCCTCGGGCAGTTCGAGCGACACCCGGGCCGGGTTGCCGTCGCTGTCGCGCAGCGGCGTCAGCGGCAGGCCCTGCGGGTCCAGCGAGGGGTAGCGCTCCTGCTGCCAGCCCTCGCGCGACAGCGACTGGGAGAAGTAGCCGGCCCGGTACAGCAGGCCCACCCCGATGATCGGCGCGCCGAGGTCCGAGGCTGCCTTGAGGTGGTCGCCGGCCAGGATGCCCAGGCCGCCGGAGTACTGCGGCAGCACCTCGGTGATCCCGAACTCCGGCGAGAAGTAGGCGACCGAGTTCGGCAGCGAGCCGGGCTGGGCCTCCTGCTGGCGCTGGTACCAGCGCGGCTGCTCAAGGTAGTCACGCAGGTCGTCGGAGACGTCCTGCAGGCGCCGGAGGAACTTGCGGTCCTTGGCCAGGCCGGCCAGCCGATCGGTGCTGACGCCGCCCAGCAGCCGGGCGGGGTCTCCCCTGCACTCAGACCACAGCTCGGGGTCGACCGACTCGAGCAGGTCCAGGGAGTCCGGATGCCAGGACCACCGCAGGTTGGCCACGATGTCGCCCAGCGGGGCCAGCGGGGCGGGCAGCGCCGCGCGGACAGTCAGCCGTCGTAATGCCTTCATTCCCCACACGATAGCGGCACGTGGTAGCGCTTACGGCCGATGCCAGGTCAATTACGAGTCAGCAGCCGGGGGACGATACGGTGAGCCTCGTGGTCGGACGCATAGGACTCAACTCATTACATCCGGTGATAGCGCACGGCGAGCTGCCCTCACGGGCGGTGGTCGGCGAGCCGGTGGGCATCGAGGCGACGGTCTTCCGAGAGGGCCATGACGCGGTGGCCGCATCCGTGGTGTGGCGCTCCCCCGCCGGCGTCGAGGCCGGTTTCCACCGGATGCGCCCGCTCGGCGGCGGCTCGGACCGGTGGCGCGCCGAGGTGACGCCCGACAGCACCGGCTCCTGGCAGTACGTCGTCGAAGCCTGGGGCGACCCGCTGGCCACCTGGTACCACGCCGTCGAGGTCAAGGTCGACGCCGGTCAGAGCGCCGATGAGCTGGCCAACGATCTGGAGATCGGCGCGCGGCTGTTCCAGCGGGTCGCCGACGCGTTGACCGCGGCCTCCTCGCCAGCGGGCGACACGGCCGGCTCGCCTGCGGCTGGCACTCCCGCGGCCGGCGGATCAGCGAGCGGCAAACCGGCCGCCGGCGACAAGCCGGAGACGGTCGTCGGCAAGGGCGCGGCGGCCAGCAAGGCCGGCAGCGCCGACATCATCACCGCCGGCGCCGACCCCTCCGACGCCGAGCTGGCGCGCGCGGTGGCCGCGGACCTGCGCCGCAGCGAGGTGGACGTGCCGCTGCGGATCACCCGGGCGATGAGCGCCGAGGCACGCGCTCTGGCGCAGAACCACCCGGTGCGCGAGCTGATCACCCGCTCACCGCGCTACAGCGTCTGGGTCGACCGGCCACGCGCGCTCTACGGCGCGTGGTACGAGTTCTTCCCGCGCTCGATCGGCGCGGAGCTGGCCAACGACCCCGGCGACCCGGCCCGCCCGCTGCGGCACGGCACCTTCGCCGACGCCACCCGGCACCTGGACTACGTCGCCGACCTGCTCTTCGATGTCGTCTACCTGCCGCCGATCCACCCGATCGGCCGGGTCAACCGCAAGGGCCCGAACAACACCCTGGACGCCAAGCCGACCGACACCGGCTCCCCGTGGGCCATCGGCTCGGCCGAGGGCGGCCATGACGCCATCCATCCCGAGCTGGGCACCGAGGCCGACTTCGCCGCGTTCATGGCCCGCGCCCGTGAGCTGAACCTCGAGGTGGCCCTGGATCTGGCGTTGCAGTGCGCGCCGGATCACCCGTGGGTCAGCGAGCACCCGGAGTGGTTCACCACCCTGCCCGACGGCACCATCGCCTACGCCGAGAACCCGCCGAAGAAGTACCAGGACATCTACCCGCTCAACTTCGACAACGACCCGGCCGGCCTGGCCGCCGAGGTGCTGCGGATTACGATGCTGTGGGTCTCGCGCGGAGTGAAAATCTTCCGGGTCGACAACCCGCACACCAAGCCGCTGAACTTCTGGCAATGGCTGATCGGCTCCGTCAAGTCCAAGGACCCGGACGTGCTCTTCCTCGCCGAGGCCTTCACCAGGCCGGCGATGATGCACGAGCTGGCCCGGGTCGGCTTCACCCAGAGCTACACCTACTTCACCTGGCGCAACACCGCCTGGGAGCTGGGCAAGTACGGCGAGGAACTGGTCGCCGCCGCCGACTACATGCGTCCCAACTTCTTTCCCAACACTCCCGACATCCTCAATGAGTTCCTGGTCAACGGCGGCCGGTCGGCGTTCGCGATCCGCGCCGTGCTGGCCACCATGATGTCGCCGACCTATGGCGTGTACTCCGGCTACGAGCTGTACGAGAACACCCCCGTGCGCCCGGGCAGCGAGGAGTACCTGAACTCGGAGAAGTACCAGCTGCGGCCCCGGGACCTCCAAGGCGCGATCGAGCGCGGCGAGTCGCTGGCGCCGTTCCTCAAGCGGCTCAACGAGATCCGCCGGGCGCACCCGTCGCTGCACCAGTTGCGCAACCTGCGGATGCACCACAGCGAAAACGACGCCATCCTGGTCTTCTCCAAGCGCGACGCCGCCACCGGCGACACGATCCTGGTGTGCTGTTCGACCGACCCGCATCAGGTCCGCGAAGGCTGGGTGCACCTGCGGCTGGCCGAACTGGGTGTCGGCTTGGACGAGGGTTTCCTGGTGGCCGACCTGCTCAGCGGCGCCAACTACGAGTGGGGCGAGCACAACTTCGTGCGGCTCACCCCGGACCAGCCCTCGCACATCTTCCACGTCCGACCGCGCGTTTGATGGTCGGGCGGGTAGCCGCCCGACGCCGCGACGCCAGGCGGCTGGTCAGGCGTCGCGGTCACGGGCCGCTGCGAACGCGTCCCTGAGCAGCGGCGTGTAATCGGGGTGGTGACTGAGGGTGTACTCCTGCCCGTCCACGGCGAAGGACGCGAAGCGCCACTTCTGCCGAACCTCCGCCTGGTCGTGCCTTCCGGCGGCGTCAAGCACCAGGTTGCGCGCGTCGGTGATCGGCCGCTTGCGACATGCCGCTCGCCTCTGGTCACAAGCAGGCGCCGTCAGCGAGTGAGAAGCATCTGTATGGGCGTTGAATCGTGATGTCACGGATCGGTCGCTAACGCCTTATCCAGCCGTCCCGGCCCTAGCCTCACCGGTATGCGGCGAGGGCTCGTCTTGGTGATCGCACTGGTCGCGACCTCGCTGACTTCGGGATGCACGGTGCCCTCATACGGTGTGGCTGGCGTCGGAGTCGACGCCGATGGACGCATCGTCGGACACCTCCGTCTTTGCAGCCACTACGTCGATGGCGCGTCGCTGTATCACGATTCCGGCGCTGATGCCCAAGATCTCGGCTCGTGGACACCGCCGCAGCGAGTCACCGACTTCACGTCATGGACGCTGGCGAATCCGCCGGACGGGTGGAAAACCGACCCGCCGCTCGCCCGACTACGGCCAGCCACTGAGTACACGTTGTACGGCTGGACGTCGGATGACTCATCGTCAGCCGTTGGCGTCACGTTCACTCTGGAGCAGCTGGCGAAGTTGAGACCCGGCCAGGTGATGCACTGGTCAGGCAGCGACTCCCAGGGCGAGGCCATCAAGGTCGAGAGCGTCGAGGAGTTCAGGCTTAGCGTGTGCGAACTCCTGCGATAGGTCGCAGTTGACCCTGCCGCGGCCCTTGACCGCGTCCGCGCGCCCCGTAGGAGGGGCGGTAATCACCCTCGCTCGGACCCTGACTCGCCGACCGCGACGTCGAGGGTGATTCTCAGGGCCGACCCCGATGCTTGGGAACCCCTCTCGGCCGATGCTTGACACATCGAGCCGCACCGAGCGGCGCGGGCCACCCGGCCGATCAACGAGGGGAAACGAAAACATCATGGGGTCCATCCACGACCTGTTCCGCCGACAGGGTCTCACCCGCCCGAGCGAAGGGCGCATCCTCGGCGGCGTCTGCGCAGGGCTCGGCCGCCGGATCGGCCTGGAGCCATGGCCTGCACGGCTGCTGTTCCTGCTCGTCCTGCTGGTGCTGCCCGGCTGCCAGGTGCTTCTCTACCCGATTCTCTGGATCGTGATGCCCAAGGCCCAGTCAGGCGAGGTCAGCGTTCCCACCATGAACCCGACGCCGCCGCCTGCCTAGTAGGTGGTCGTCCCCTAGGTAGTGCAGCGAGCCCTACGGGCTCGGCGAAAACACGCCCAGCCTGAGCTTCGGCTGGGCGTTTTCGCCTTTGTTAATAAAGCAAGGCGGCAACGAGTACTGTCGTACCCTTGGTCTAGATTTCAGGTATGACGACGGGGTTGGCGACTGAGGTGTTGGCCAAGGCCGACGCCGCGCTGGCCGCCGTCACTGAATTAGCCACCGCCGATCTGTCGGTACTCGATGAGAGCCAACTACTGGGGCTGGTTCGCACCGTGGAGAAGCTTCGCCGCAAAACGGAGGCTTTCGACAACGTCACCATCCCCGAGCTTGAAGCGCGCGGCATCCCCGCTCGGCACATGCTGCGCGGCGCCAGCCAGTTCGTGGCGGGGCTGCTGAATCTGGCGCCGTCAGAGAGCGGCGCGCGGGTCAGGCAGGCGCATGAGCTTGGGGTACGGGTGCAGCTGTCGGGGCAGGTGAACCCGCCGCTGCTGCCGGCGCTGGCGGCCGCCCGAGCCGACGGTGCGGTTTCAGCCAAGCAGGCAGAGGTGGTCATC is a window of Jatrophihabitans sp. DNA encoding:
- a CDS encoding PspC domain-containing protein, which produces MGSIHDLFRRQGLTRPSEGRILGGVCAGLGRRIGLEPWPARLLFLLVLLVLPGCQVLLYPILWIVMPKAQSGEVSVPTMNPTPPPA
- the glgP gene encoding alpha-glucan family phosphorylase → MKALRRLTVRAALPAPLAPLGDIVANLRWSWHPDSLDLLESVDPELWSECRGDPARLLGGVSTDRLAGLAKDRKFLRRLQDVSDDLRDYLEQPRWYQRQQEAQPGSLPNSVAYFSPEFGITEVLPQYSGGLGILAGDHLKAASDLGAPIIGVGLLYRAGYFSQSLSREGWQQERYPSLDPQGLPLTPLRDSDGNPARVSLELPEDRTLHAQIWLASVGRVPLLLLDSDVEENDAAARGVTDRLYGGGPEHRLLQELLLGIGGVRALRCFCAITGHPAPEVFHTNEGHAGFLGIERISELSDGPAKLSFDEALTAVRAGTVFTTHTPVPAGIDRFDRDLVRAHLSEVPGVPVDRILALGAEEDPAKFNMAHMGLRLGQRANGVAQLHGRVSRSMFNDLWPGFDAQEVPITSITNGVHAPTWMAREFLDLAERTAGSDDLASGDGWDAIDQISDVELWELKHELRERLVGEIRRRIRQSSIERGFSGVELSWIATAFDPDVLTIGFARRVPSYKRLTLMLRDPARLKKLLTDPERPVQIVVAGKSHPADDGGKELIAQLVRFTDDPEVRGRIAFLPDYDIGMARYLYWGSDVWLNNPLRPLEACGTSGMKAALNGGLNLSIKDGWWDEWCEDGKNGWEIPSANDSLAGTTDDHRDAVEAAGLYDLIEHQVAQRFYTRDARGIPAQWVAMVRYTLKSLGPKVVATRMVRDYIHRLYAPAGQSAALLTVDDFRAAKDLAAWKSWVAGAWKDVAVRHVESLVEGDPSLGGFLQLRAEVALSGLTAGDVEVQAVYGPVDSDNRLTSFELLSLTLADERDATGFFTGDIPLKKAGPFGYTVRVLPKHPLLANLAETGLVATATQV
- a CDS encoding alpha-1,4-glucan--maltose-1-phosphate maltosyltransferase — translated: MVGRIGLNSLHPVIAHGELPSRAVVGEPVGIEATVFREGHDAVAASVVWRSPAGVEAGFHRMRPLGGGSDRWRAEVTPDSTGSWQYVVEAWGDPLATWYHAVEVKVDAGQSADELANDLEIGARLFQRVADALTAASSPAGDTAGSPAAGTPAAGGSASGKPAAGDKPETVVGKGAAASKAGSADIITAGADPSDAELARAVAADLRRSEVDVPLRITRAMSAEARALAQNHPVRELITRSPRYSVWVDRPRALYGAWYEFFPRSIGAELANDPGDPARPLRHGTFADATRHLDYVADLLFDVVYLPPIHPIGRVNRKGPNNTLDAKPTDTGSPWAIGSAEGGHDAIHPELGTEADFAAFMARARELNLEVALDLALQCAPDHPWVSEHPEWFTTLPDGTIAYAENPPKKYQDIYPLNFDNDPAGLAAEVLRITMLWVSRGVKIFRVDNPHTKPLNFWQWLIGSVKSKDPDVLFLAEAFTRPAMMHELARVGFTQSYTYFTWRNTAWELGKYGEELVAAADYMRPNFFPNTPDILNEFLVNGGRSAFAIRAVLATMMSPTYGVYSGYELYENTPVRPGSEEYLNSEKYQLRPRDLQGAIERGESLAPFLKRLNEIRRAHPSLHQLRNLRMHHSENDAILVFSKRDAATGDTILVCCSTDPHQVREGWVHLRLAELGVGLDEGFLVADLLSGANYEWGEHNFVRLTPDQPSHIFHVRPRV